One Sediminicola sp. YIK13 DNA segment encodes these proteins:
- a CDS encoding APC family permease, with translation MNKPNSIGLSTATAIVVANMIGAGIFTSLGFQLVDTTNTWSILVLWTLGALMALCGALSYAELGTHWVRSGGEYHFLSKAFHPLLGYLSGWVSLTVGFSAPIALSAMALGEYIGPYLGIPDMALAFLTILTISFMHSISIKRSSTIQNSTTLLKIFLIVLFLYFGLTQTPVHSSFLWDDSWKEEIILPSFAVSFVYVTFSYSGWNAAAYIVDEIQDVHKNLPRALLLGTVLVSVLYVLLTFVFLRQNPLEAIQGQLEIGQITAISLFGEKGGALISYGIALMLISSISAMVWAGPRVTQVMAEDHGLWRWFSKKTKNKVPLRAIWLQTAITLVLLFTGTFEQVMIYSGFVLQLFAALAVAGVFAVRRKNTTKSGFRSPFFPIPQITFLVLSLWVLLYLVFAQPLETGLGLLNLVLGFLVFKLDGYHSRKLEKR, from the coding sequence ATGAACAAGCCTAATTCCATAGGGTTGTCCACCGCAACAGCCATTGTTGTTGCCAATATGATAGGCGCGGGAATATTCACAAGTTTAGGGTTTCAATTGGTGGACACCACAAATACCTGGTCTATCCTTGTATTGTGGACCTTAGGGGCCTTGATGGCACTGTGTGGGGCGTTGAGCTACGCAGAATTGGGAACTCATTGGGTGCGCTCGGGCGGGGAATACCATTTCCTTTCAAAAGCGTTTCACCCCCTTCTTGGATATTTATCTGGATGGGTCTCACTTACGGTAGGATTCTCAGCTCCCATAGCCTTGTCTGCAATGGCCTTGGGAGAATATATAGGGCCTTATCTTGGAATTCCTGATATGGCCTTGGCCTTCTTGACAATTTTGACCATCAGTTTTATGCATTCCATCAGCATTAAAAGGAGTAGCACTATCCAAAATTCCACGACCCTTTTAAAAATCTTCCTGATTGTGTTGTTCCTCTATTTTGGTTTAACACAGACTCCTGTGCATTCCTCGTTTCTATGGGATGATAGCTGGAAAGAAGAAATTATCCTACCATCATTTGCAGTATCCTTTGTATATGTCACTTTTTCCTATTCCGGCTGGAACGCCGCGGCCTACATTGTGGATGAAATCCAGGATGTCCATAAAAATTTGCCCAGAGCCCTTCTCTTGGGAACCGTATTGGTAAGTGTCCTTTATGTGTTATTGACATTTGTATTCTTGAGGCAAAATCCGTTGGAAGCCATACAGGGACAATTGGAGATTGGGCAGATAACCGCTATCTCCCTATTTGGTGAAAAGGGTGGGGCGCTCATCAGTTATGGAATAGCCTTAATGCTCATTTCAAGTATCAGCGCCATGGTATGGGCTGGTCCCAGGGTAACCCAGGTTATGGCCGAGGATCATGGCCTTTGGAGGTGGTTTTCAAAAAAGACAAAAAACAAGGTTCCTTTGCGCGCTATATGGCTACAAACTGCCATTACCCTTGTGTTGTTATTCACAGGAACATTTGAGCAGGTAATGATCTACAGCGGATTTGTACTTCAGTTATTTGCTGCCTTAGCGGTGGCCGGGGTCTTCGCGGTAAGGCGAAAGAACACGACCAAAAGTGGATTTAGAAGCCCTTTTTTCCCTATTCCACAAATCACTTTCCTGGTTCTGAGCTTATGGGTCCTCCTATATTTGGTTTTTGCCCAACCCCTGGAAACCGGTCTTGGCCTTTTGAATCTGGTATTGGGCTTCTTGGTATTTAAATTGGATGGTTACCATAGTCGAAAATTAGAAAAAAGATAA
- a CDS encoding YiiX/YebB-like N1pC/P60 family cysteine hydrolase: MKKFFAFLLLLIGVYFLLLIPMPQNKITPEKASQNPFTWDQDKLWKTLERNFLEAKNMPDKTLDSIVLKLSMEADSILLVNEKKTSLPDDGFYEIIEDRFFQIAPLIAAQKNKTDWHIRYYNQVRKKLKSDSRFWDNDKASARNLTYRILYGMRATVEEILLQSSDDQFVSTMFVSDEPSATPSATILGIKVHSGDLLVSRGGAEVSAFISRGNDLPGNFSHVAIIYIDKQTNDPYLVEAHIEKGVAIATLEEYLKDKKLRFMVMRPRADLAQITANPMLPHEASLYIFNESQTRHIPYDFKMDFYDSSAMFCSEVGSYAYKKYGIDLWENESTISSNGVFDWLHTFGVENFVTQMPSDLEYDPKLSVVAEWRDKEILFQDHLDNAVMDALLDRANKGAKLDYNMWMLPVARVVKGYSFFLNVIGKEGAIPEGMGAVTALKNNDFVDRFKRCKSATVLKANAFKAENHYLPPYWQLVNMAEESLKN, translated from the coding sequence ATGAAGAAATTTTTTGCTTTTTTACTGCTACTTATTGGGGTGTACTTTCTACTTCTTATTCCCATGCCCCAAAATAAAATTACTCCCGAAAAGGCATCACAAAATCCTTTTACGTGGGACCAGGACAAGCTTTGGAAAACATTGGAACGTAATTTTCTCGAAGCGAAAAATATGCCAGATAAAACTCTGGATTCCATAGTGTTGAAATTGTCCATGGAAGCAGACAGTATCCTACTTGTAAACGAAAAGAAAACATCACTGCCAGATGATGGTTTTTATGAAATTATAGAGGACAGATTTTTCCAGATAGCTCCATTGATTGCCGCACAGAAAAACAAAACGGATTGGCATATTCGTTATTATAACCAGGTACGGAAAAAGTTAAAATCTGATTCCCGTTTTTGGGATAACGACAAGGCCAGCGCCCGTAATCTCACCTACCGGATACTTTATGGCATGAGAGCTACTGTGGAGGAAATTTTACTACAGTCCAGCGATGATCAGTTTGTCTCCACTATGTTTGTTTCGGACGAACCTTCCGCCACTCCATCTGCTACTATATTGGGAATAAAAGTACATAGCGGTGATTTACTGGTCAGCCGAGGCGGAGCAGAAGTTTCGGCATTTATTTCTAGAGGAAATGATTTGCCGGGAAATTTTTCACACGTGGCAATTATATATATAGATAAACAGACAAACGATCCCTATTTGGTGGAAGCCCATATAGAAAAAGGTGTGGCTATAGCCACATTGGAGGAGTATTTAAAAGACAAGAAACTTAGGTTTATGGTCATGAGGCCAAGGGCAGATTTGGCACAGATAACCGCCAATCCTATGCTCCCACATGAGGCATCGCTCTATATTTTCAATGAATCCCAAACAAGACATATTCCCTATGACTTTAAAATGGACTTTTACGATTCTTCCGCTATGTTCTGCTCTGAAGTAGGATCATATGCCTACAAAAAATATGGAATTGACTTATGGGAGAACGAGTCTACCATCTCATCAAATGGAGTTTTTGATTGGCTTCATACGTTTGGAGTGGAAAATTTCGTGACCCAAATGCCATCTGATCTAGAATACGATCCAAAGCTAAGTGTTGTAGCTGAATGGAGGGATAAAGAAATTCTTTTTCAGGATCATTTGGACAATGCGGTTATGGATGCCTTGTTGGACCGTGCCAATAAAGGCGCAAAACTCGATTACAATATGTGGATGCTGCCTGTCGCAAGAGTTGTTAAAGGATATTCATTTTTTCTCAATGTCATAGGAAAAGAAGGCGCTATCCCCGAAGGAATGGGCGCTGTGACCGCATTAAAGAACAATGATTTTGTAGACCGGTTTAAACGTTGCAAATCCGCCACCGTATTAAAAGCTAATGCCTTCAAAGCTGAAAATCATTATTTGCCTCCATATTGGCAGCTGGTGAACATGGCGGAAGAGAGTCTAAAGAATTAA